The sequence CTTTTACAAACAAGACCAACACTATGCCTTTCAAAAGAGACAGAAATCAGCAGCTTACTGGGTGGGTCCTGCTGCAGAGAGGTGTTGATATCTGGGAGGTCATCATCTGAATCACTGTCGTcactacctacatgtaggtccagATCTGGCTCGTGATCCTGTGTCAATAACCtagtaaaaaaacaaagataATCAAAAAGTCTTGTTCTGTACCTCTCAAAGACGAATCTTCTTCAATAGGAAAGAATTTGCGATATCATAATTTACAAATAACGAGTTCCCTTTGTACTTATGGAACAGACCTGACTAAATGGCAAATACACACACTGGAAATAGCAGGATACAGCAAAATGAACAGCAAAATACTACATACATGCAAAATTCATAACATATACCTGTGGCCATTTGCAGAACTAGCTTCTTTACAACCTTGGTTTATACCATCTTCAGGGGTGGTTACTGAGCCCTCTTCCTGACACAATGGTGTAGCCAAAGACGACCCATTCAAGCGCTTCCTTCTCTTTGATGGAATACATTTCTCTCGACTCCTGTTTCTTTTTGAAGCATTTTCCCTTCTTATTTCCAAGTCTGGCCTATTGGAGTCTTCCTTTAAATCTATTTCACTGTGTGTCTCTACTCCTGTTTGAAAAGCTGCCATTTGTGAAATTCTGGAATCTTTGCTGACGTCTCTCTTCTGTGTTTGCAGTTCCAAGTTTTGGATAACTGTTTGGTCACTTTGTAATTCAGCTTTTCCACTTCCACGTCTCTGTGCTCCCCTACTTGCTGCGTGTGGAATTCCATTTGGATGAACAAGAGAAAAAGTCTGCTCTTGCTGGGCTATTGGCTGCCTGGAAAAGTTTCTTTTGGTTCTTGTTCTTCCTCTAGTTTGCCCATGACTGGAATTGTTCATGTGATCACCATCTTCCTTGATAGGGTATCCTGGAATTTGCTGTGTTACAGGTCCATCATACAAGGTTTCAGTAGTTACAGTACATGGTGGTTTTCTGCTTGCTCTACTCCCCTTgcctctccctctccctctgcCCCTTCCCACACCTCTACCTCTACCTCTTCCTCTCCCTGCACCTCTGCCTCGCGATGCCCCTCTTCCACACTGCAATGAAGCTGTTTTAGTCAGTCTGAAATCCTCTTGCAACAGTTCCAATGGAACTTTTACAATCAACTTTGTTGGTGTATCCTTCTTGTTGGCTTGGCCCAACCTCTCGGGCACAGCAGAATCTACattataaataataaaaaaaatgtaatatgcagttacatgtatctgtaccaGTTGATGTGAATGTGCAGAGTTCAACATTTAGGTCTAATGTTTAAATCTcttaaaatgtaaaagtaggatgtaatgtaaatgtatttaagttcgctgggatttaattttgcggtaacggGAAAATTTGCAGTAGTACCATGCTCTGTtagtcttttactgccatggaaaaatgttcgggGTGGTTTTAAGAAGCATGAGAACAAGATTACAAAGCCGAACTGttaaatattaataaacaaACCACCGACATTTGAGCAATTAACAATTAAACCAAATCAAATGTATGGGTCCAGATGCTATACACCCACGAGTCCCAAAGGAGCTAGCCGAGACCCTGCTAACGCCCTTGTAGGCGATCTTCACTAAGTCCTAAACTTTTTTAAGGAGGGTAGACTACCCAGAGACTGGAAATTGGGCCATATTACTCCCATCTTTAAGAAGGGGAGCAAGAAGGGAACCTAACAACTACAGACCAGTATGCTTGACCCCTGTAGCAGGGAAGGTTCTAGAGGGTTTTGTTAGAGATGAAATAGTCAAGCACATGAAAAGTAACCAGCTCTTTACCGAGCATCTACATGGCTTCTTACCCGGAAGGTCGACAGTTACTAGCGTGTCTGGAGGCCTGGACCTGTTTGCTCAACAACAACCTCCCTATCATTGCCATTTACCTGGACTTCCAGAAAGCATTCGATTCCGTCCCCATTGAACGATTGCTGGTAAAGGTTGAGACTTGAGAGCTTTGGCATCAACGATATGCCAAACTCAGTGGAAAGTTAGTCAACAAAAAGAGTTTAAAAATCAAgattgatttttaacctccttggcatgATTTACTGATTTCCTTGTGTTATAAATTGGCTCATAACAATGTCATTGTCGATAGTGAATAAATCTTACTGCCAGGAACGCCCTGTCGCCAATGCAAAATATTTAGATTGACAGATACgttacagcaaggaggttttaatgaaacctccttggttacagcCTTGGCGAATGGTTATTAACGTTATAATTATAAAACGTTGTCATCCTGCAAAACGGGTTTGACTTTCGAAAGCATTTGCGACTCACCATGCGGCCTTCTACCCCTCCTACAACCACCTCTGCCACCTCCCGATCGTAACCGAGCCATCTCTGTGTCTATTGCGTGGATTTTCAGCCCGCTAGTCGATGTTGTGTTCTCAGGTGTTCATTTCATGCCGAGTCCTTGAACTCAGCTGCTGCATACTCCAGCTTCCGGCTTGCAGCTGTCTTCAATTAGGACCTTGCAATCTGGAATGCTGAAAGTTGAGAGTTCGGTGCGCTGGTGTGTCAGGTCCAAGGCCTACATGTCCCGATACAGGTTACGTTACAATTTACCCGTAGCTAGACTTCTGGACACCTGCCCGTTACAGCCTAAACCAGGTAACGCTAGCCCAACTAACCTCTGTACCTCACCTGGGTTCTCACGcccaactctcgcgagatcatGGCGACTACAGAATAGTTCATTTAGTAATGGGTACAATGTTGTACGTACTGTAGGCTTTACTATCTTTTATCACAATATTTGCCCAAAAAATATATCTATCTTGCATAGGCAAAATGATACAAAGTATTCAGTTGTATTCatattgtaatgttttatcAGTTCAAGAGTTTTCTAACGATAGAACAGATACTGTGTACCCGACGAATAGAATGGTTTCTTCCAGCTCAAGGCCTGGAGGAGACGGGAGGAAAAACACTGAGCTTTTAGAGACACAACGTGGATGAAGTACTTTAACTACTTACGTAACGTTGTATGCTTTTATCATGAACTCTACCCTCATTTTGAAGTTCTCGATGAGCGCAAGGACTAGACTAGGCCTGGAGTAGCCTGGAGCAGACGTCTTCAGGCGAGAACACTGACTGGGAACGCACCGAAAATATGGTTCGAGATAAACAACACAACTGTTGAGAGTAGAGCTGTTGCGGTGTTTACCGTTACATTTTTGGTCATAACTGTTTCATGCATGTTGCCTTTATAGTGGTACAAAATCATCACGTAAATCCTGTCTGATGAAGTCAGTCTACTTAAAGTATATGTATTACGTAAGCTTAAAACTGAGGTAGCCATATTTATAAATTATGGCCTCGACGGACTCGCAGTCACCGGGTCATTCTCACATGACGTCTCAGTCTTCAACTGACGACGGTGAAGTCTTCGAGGATTATGATGGCTACACGAAAAGGCGGTCCTCGTCTGTGTTTTTGGAGAGACTCATTCGTTCAGGGACGCCCTTAGGTTAACTTTGAGCGGAGTAGGGTTGTGTCGGAGGCCAAGTCACAAGGAGAAGAGTGGATGAGGCGTTACCTGCGACAGGAGATAGAACGGGCAGGGTTCCCAGTTCCAAGGCCAGCTATGATGTCTGTGGACTCACGCCAATCATCAGGAGCAGAGGAGAATGCACAATCACAACAGTACGTCATCACAAAAACTGACTGATTGGCTTATAACAAACAGTCAACATACATCTGTTTAGCAAAGACACGCCAGGCACTGATCAGTTTACAAACACATGTTACACTGTTATCATTAGATTCTAGCGGAGGAACACAACGCATTATAATGATAAAATGATGTTGTTACActtgtacaaacatgtattatCTAAATGGGTTTCAACATCATCAAAGGCCAGGCCATGGTCAAgccagcatgtacatgtattgtaattaTCAACCCTGTGCAGATCAGTCAACTCATCACCCATATTGTAGGGGTTttatatgaaataaatgaaaacctTTGAACAGATGTATAATGCTGtataaaaagtttgtttaaGTCAAGCTCATAAAAGTATGTGTTAACTAGTCAATATAATGCTGACTCCTTCTTTTCCTTCACCAGTTCTGAAGCAGCTCTTCTTGCTATAGATGTGGAAACCTTGACTCACCAGCTGAcatatcttatcaagaaatatgtCTATGTCTGTAAAGGAGAAAGGGAAAAGCTTTGGCAGAAAGCTGCTCTGGTAAGTTATACTAGTAATTGTTGCTTCTTTAAATTCATGTAACAGTTACGTGTAATAGGGCTGAGTGGCAAGTATGCACAGTGTCAGTTTGAGGTGTATTTTTTGGCAGGAGTAATGTTTTACATAAAATATTAAtattgaagagattcattagtcgcATATGTGCACAgtcaatagaattttcatcaagcagtgattACTTTTAAAAGGTAAacacacatacctccaaatGTTAAGTGTTATGAAGATGGAAGTATTGTTTTGAGGGTTCTGATTTAGGTCAGAATGGTGTATGGGGATACATCTCAAGAAGCGCTGGAAGGATTGCAATggtttttgccttgccgccaggcaaggctttacgccagctttcttccatggatccatggatccatggacggaccttttaacccagcccttccaaagccccttccaaaggccctttgttattttgggtatacaaacagttttagtaatacagacagagaccaaactgaaaaccatcataatataagaagaaacaactcatgaatggaaacaaagaaaaaggatgtgccattccacccgaggcagacttgcacccgcccacccttctgccaagaaacgacacatcaaagcaaactggaaattataaagaggactagagagtagaaggagaacaccatagtgaaggactgaccacacacactgaacatctaacagacaatccaccaatagcaaagacagactgtagcaccaaacaaagactactacgacaaagactctaaaaacgtagaaccaaaactcccgtccgcacacttgcccatctaacagattggcaccactcagccaagaaactttcagaaccaagtcgaacaaactccatcttgagtttaaacctaagagcctccttgattagagacaccagctcaatgtgagatacgaaattattgtcaaagagagcctgacacctggaccaccaaatcttagaccgagcgacggccaaaatgtaggtgcagacatctctcttacacttcttcagggtagacgacataacaccatagagagcgaccgcgcgagaaacacgaaaactagagaccacccatcgcctaatgaacccttcgacccaagtccaggtcaggagcacctcgccacaagaccagatggcatgggtaacggtctccgtagctctacagtttctcctcggacaaagaggggaaggagttcTGTGCCAAATCGAACAAGTCAAGTAGTTGGTTTTGAGAGCCCCATGTGCGACCTTCCAGGAAAGCTCCTTTAGGTTATTCTCAAGGAGAGTGTTATGCACCGTTGAAAAAACAAGTGACCAATCAACACCCCGCTCTAAAAAACAAGCGGAAGGGGTATGAGAACGAGCTAAAATGGCAGCTTTGTACAAAGACTGCACGGTGCATATCTTGTCCCAAGTCTTCGAAGCAGAAGCATTAACAAATTCCAAGGTGAGCTTCCGCATCAAAGAATAGTGAGGTGGAGCCTCAGGAGAGTGGGGGGAACTGTTAGACCACGATGATGGTTCAAAACGACgggcaaaaaaacccagccaatattttgccaactggacccatggaagatccggccggtcaagaatattggtaaacggccgacaataaaaacaattggccttcactccaaaatcaatgagatccCATCCACCTTTGTCCAAAGGTAGTATAACTGTCTGTCTAGAGACCATTTCTGCACGAGAACtccagaaaaacttaaagacggCTCTCGTAATGTCCTTGACGACTGACTCGGGAGGAGAAAATACAGGAGCACTATACCACAAAGTAGATAAAGCAAGGTTATTAACGACGACAACCTTGCCAGCGAAGGATAAAGAGAAGCTGTCCCACCTTCGCAGAACCGCTTCAAACTTAGCTTGCCTCTCCCTCCAGTTGACTAAAGGCATATTAACACTTCCAAAAGTACCTCCCAATAAACGTATGGATACAGATGTCCATTTAAAATTCTTCGGACAATCGAGTCTTTTCCTCCAACTACCTAGCCAGAGACCCatacatttgtcaagatttaaaagagacccggaacctctgttatacatgtcaataacagcAAAGAGCCGGCGGATCGACTCATCGGTTGTAACAATAGCCGAGTTATCGTCCGCATACTGCGAGATCTTAACTTCACGGCCACCAGGCAACCTGAGGCCGTGAATCGCAGCGTCGGCCCTTACTGTAGCGGCAAATGGCTCCAAGGAAATTGCGTACAGCAGGGGTGACATAGGGCACCCCTGCCTAACACctcttgagagagaaaaagaagatgatagcgaCCCATTGACGGAAACAGCACTGGTAATGTTGTGGTACAATATAGCAACCCATTTGCGAAAAACCGGGCCAAAACCCATCTTCGCAagagtcaagtgaagaaaatcaatattcactctatcaaaggccttggcctgatccagagaaatgatcgcacagtcaaagttattcatattaaCATATGTAACGATATCTCTCATCAAAAGTAGGTTACATTGTATCGACCGGCCTGGTATACCGCATGTCTGGTCAGGA comes from Branchiostoma floridae strain S238N-H82 chromosome 2, Bfl_VNyyK, whole genome shotgun sequence and encodes:
- the LOC118409342 gene encoding uncharacterized protein LOC118409342: MARLRSGGGRGGCRRGRRPHDSAVPERLGQANKKDTPTKLIVKVPLELLQEDFRLTKTASLQCGRGASRGRGAGRGRGRGRGVGRGRGRGRGKGSRASRKPPCTVTTETLYDGPVTQQIPGYPIKEDGDHMNNSSHGQTRGRTRTKRNFSRQPIAQQEQTFSLVHPNGIPHAASRGAQRRGSGKAELQSDQTVIQNLELQTQKRDVSKDSRISQMAAFQTGVETHSEIDLKEDSNRPDLEIRRENASKRNRSREKCIPSKRRKRLNGSSLATPLCQEEGSVTTPEDGINQGCKEASSANGHRLLTQDHEPDLDLHVGSDDSDSDDDLPDINTSLQQDPPKPTFKAGEVVWVKSGRNPSWPAIVNHVYHKKKRMSVLFIGYRQKKGISVHVNAAKVFNSRMRDHFIEEALRTESKEFFQSIVTQVEDFLNKKACGKLEGLDAFQYFFPNETFPPDSSSGSDDDEGIMKTDHKDTEATQISPLSQSAGTSVAKPRDPSRHDRRMHLRKDLEKRIVKYIRTQQDAQDHLAGIYHGSVTSQRHQDFFSKDRAVREMLHGQGTGFITSDELAEELFSCLADLYHLRCEEDKNFADTKYVAFVLMPEAILYGLHKVKGISMEAAQKLMDKGPELFPAERTWYREALRAEPLTVEERRRIIHQAAHNVLGKEGSNELLHLT